A single region of the Gracilibacillus caseinilyticus genome encodes:
- a CDS encoding DUF2264 domain-containing protein, with protein MVTTNDREYWLKVMLKIADPVLTSLSNQQLKQHMPIESTGEDRHDYSHLEAFSRLASGMAPWIENGPIKGEEGKLREQYAEYIRTGIKEATDPESPDYMNFSNGLQPIVDTAFLAHALVRAPKELIGKLEPYVKRQVIAAFKATRNRKPIFSNWLLFSAMIETALCLLDEDWDQMRIDFALKQHDQWYVGDGVYGDGPAYHADYYNSFVIQPMIVDIIDHVAHHNPDWMDLKSKIHERAVRYAVILERSISPEGTFPVVGRSIAYRFGAFQHLAQMALQHRLDDSLKPAQVRCALTAVIRRLIEMPNTFDDEGWLQIGLCGHQPNLGEPYISTGSLYLCATVFLPLGLPLTDSFWQGEEEWTTKKAWSGKFISIDSALNG; from the coding sequence ATGGTAACGACCAACGATCGAGAATATTGGCTAAAGGTGATGCTTAAGATTGCTGATCCAGTACTTACTTCCCTATCTAATCAACAATTAAAGCAACACATGCCTATAGAAAGCACGGGGGAAGATAGACACGATTACAGTCATTTGGAAGCGTTCTCCAGATTGGCAAGTGGTATGGCGCCATGGATTGAAAATGGACCAATTAAGGGAGAAGAAGGAAAGTTAAGAGAGCAATATGCGGAATATATCAGAACTGGCATAAAAGAGGCAACAGATCCGGAATCCCCGGATTATATGAATTTTTCCAATGGTTTACAACCTATTGTGGATACTGCCTTTCTTGCGCATGCATTAGTACGTGCGCCTAAGGAACTGATAGGAAAACTAGAACCATATGTGAAAAGGCAAGTTATTGCAGCATTTAAAGCAACACGTAACCGGAAGCCAATTTTCAGCAACTGGTTATTATTTTCTGCCATGATTGAAACAGCCTTATGTTTATTGGATGAGGATTGGGATCAAATGAGGATTGATTTTGCATTAAAGCAACATGATCAGTGGTATGTAGGTGATGGCGTATATGGAGATGGACCTGCTTACCATGCGGATTATTATAACAGCTTTGTTATCCAGCCGATGATTGTAGATATTATTGATCATGTAGCACACCATAATCCAGACTGGATGGATTTGAAGTCAAAAATTCATGAACGAGCTGTTAGATATGCTGTAATTTTAGAAAGAAGTATTTCGCCGGAGGGCACCTTTCCTGTTGTAGGAAGGTCCATAGCCTATCGATTTGGAGCATTCCAGCATTTAGCACAAATGGCACTTCAGCACAGATTAGATGATAGCCTTAAGCCAGCACAGGTTCGGTGTGCATTGACGGCTGTTATTCGAAGGTTAATAGAGATGCCAAATACCTTTGATGATGAGGGATGGCTACAAATAGGTCTATGTGGTCACCAACCGAATTTAGGAGAACCTTATATTTCGACCGGAAGTTTATATTTGTGTGCCACCGTGTTTCTTCCATTAGGTTTACCGTTGACTGACTCATTTTGGCAGGGGGAAGAAGAATGGACAACAAAAAAAGCTTGGTCAGGGAAGTTTATTTCCATTGATTCTGCTCTGAATGGATGA
- a CDS encoding AraC family transcriptional regulator: MDNLFEQIDLDPFCWIYRRVSEDNFQGFYHWHQGCELLFVYEGKGRVIVNQQTYEIKKGMLFFFQPFQLHRVNVEVSPDTPYERSVMHFDPLTLEKNLRLFPGLRHLLKQLQHGVNEPQAFDLEKSFHYIFEVCEVFNQSLQTNNWEEDSQLFLMQLLSSIRSNIHHAELHTSANKAFRSLYYSERIMQWVEAHYMEPFDLERLSNELHLSKSYVSRIFKQETGSSLTEYLTIRRIKEACQLLQMTHQSIELIGESVGFGSVSYFIQIFKKMIGTTPHQYRLSYQNIH, from the coding sequence ATGGATAATCTATTTGAACAAATTGATCTAGATCCGTTTTGTTGGATTTATCGTAGAGTTTCTGAAGATAATTTCCAAGGGTTTTATCACTGGCATCAAGGCTGTGAATTATTATTTGTATATGAAGGAAAGGGGCGTGTCATTGTAAACCAGCAGACTTACGAAATTAAAAAGGGAATGCTCTTCTTTTTTCAGCCTTTTCAGTTGCATCGAGTAAATGTTGAAGTATCGCCCGACACACCATATGAGCGAAGCGTTATGCACTTCGATCCACTAACTCTCGAGAAAAATTTACGTTTATTTCCTGGACTTAGACACCTGCTCAAACAATTACAACATGGAGTCAATGAACCTCAAGCATTTGATTTAGAAAAATCTTTTCACTACATATTCGAGGTATGTGAAGTTTTTAATCAATCGTTACAGACAAATAATTGGGAGGAGGACAGCCAGCTTTTTCTTATGCAATTGCTCTCTTCTATCCGATCTAATATTCACCATGCAGAACTCCATACATCAGCTAATAAAGCATTCCGTTCACTCTATTATTCCGAGAGGATTATGCAATGGGTAGAAGCACATTATATGGAGCCATTTGACTTGGAACGATTATCAAATGAACTTCATTTATCAAAGTCATATGTATCAAGAATATTCAAACAAGAAACCGGAAGTAGTTTAACGGAATATCTTACTATTCGGAGAATTAAGGAAGCCTGTCAATTATTGCAGATGACACATCAATCTATTGAATTAATTGGCGAGAGTGTAGGATTTGGAAGTGTATCATATTTCATCCAAATATTCAAAAAAATGATAGGTACAACCCCCCATCAATATAGACTTTCCTATCAAAACATACACTAG
- a CDS encoding carbohydrate ABC transporter permease, with translation MAKNNMEINATLGSVSIKQKKKTSQWTWYIFLIPSFLGIILFMVYPIFESLRLSFYQSNGTIENFIGLDNFKTVLTSGPFWNSVWNTFYIGIFQILITIPLGFIFASLINSTARGQNFFKVIYFLPNVTSIVAAAMIFAFVLHPEMGIVNYALEAIGLPAPKWLADPSTSKWAVILLAVWHWIGFVIIICLANLQAISAEMYEAAKIDGASGLQQWLFITIPNMGGTFAFLLITGWIGALQRFNEVYVLGGPNGSPARSIQTMGAFIYERGFTGFEFGVASAATYIMFMIILVFTFVNLKVSNMKL, from the coding sequence ATGGCTAAAAACAACATGGAAATAAATGCAACTTTGGGTTCTGTTTCGATTAAGCAAAAGAAAAAAACTTCCCAATGGACCTGGTACATTTTTTTGATTCCCAGTTTTTTAGGGATAATATTATTTATGGTGTACCCAATATTTGAATCGTTGAGGTTAAGCTTCTATCAATCAAATGGGACCATTGAGAACTTCATTGGTCTTGACAACTTTAAGACGGTTTTGACATCGGGTCCGTTTTGGAATTCAGTTTGGAACACTTTCTATATTGGGATATTCCAAATTTTGATCACCATTCCATTGGGTTTTATTTTTGCATCCTTAATAAACTCAACAGCGAGAGGGCAGAATTTTTTTAAAGTGATCTACTTTTTACCTAACGTTACATCTATTGTTGCTGCAGCAATGATATTTGCATTTGTATTACATCCTGAAATGGGGATTGTAAACTATGCCCTGGAAGCAATAGGATTACCAGCTCCAAAGTGGTTAGCAGATCCATCAACTTCCAAGTGGGCAGTAATATTGCTAGCAGTCTGGCATTGGATAGGTTTTGTTATTATTATTTGTCTCGCGAATTTGCAAGCAATATCTGCAGAGATGTACGAAGCTGCAAAGATTGATGGGGCTAGTGGTCTTCAGCAATGGCTGTTTATTACCATTCCAAATATGGGTGGAACATTCGCTTTCTTGTTAATAACTGGTTGGATTGGAGCTTTACAGCGGTTTAATGAAGTATATGTTCTCGGAGGGCCAAATGGGAGTCCTGCTAGATCGATTCAAACAATGGGCGCTTTTATTTATGAACGTGGCTTTACTGGTTTTGAATTTGGTGTTGCTTCAGCTGCGACGTACATTATGTTTATGATTATTCTTGTATTTACGTTTGTCAATTTAAAAGTTTCCAATATGAAGCTGTAA
- a CDS encoding peptide ABC transporter substrate-binding protein has protein sequence MAGKKWLLLLMCLLTLGVLLAACSGDAETSSDDGADTEAPAESEDTAETEETDSAEGEETLAADQTFDINIKSEPPSLNPGTATDSTSAAVLDQVFEGLTRINQDGEPEEAMAESYEVSDDLMTYTFHIRDDAVWSNGDPVTAENFEFAWKWVLNPDNADTDYAYQLYVIKGAQAAKEEGGSLDDVGVTAVDEKTLEVTLEQPTPYFLDLTAFYTYYPVNQTVVEGMDDWALDAGENYVTNGPFLLDSWAHQDQVVLKKNPDYWDAETVKLETINMYMIDDENTALEMYNGGELDWAGSPTDSLPLASIPALKEDGSLNIAPLAGLYYYAFNTEKEPFNNVNIRKAFALAINRAGIVENITQSEQQAAMALVPSSIWEESNEGYFDDNDIETAKEYLETGLEEMGLEELPAVELSYNTSEAHAAIAQAIQDMWRENLGVEVTLRNEEWNVYLDSMGSGDFHVGRMGWLGDFNDAINFLEIFRAKGGNNYTNWEDPEYQDLLEQSRTATDEAERKEILREAEAIFMEDMPIAPIYFYTSAWLNKDYVRGVEVSGLGGVQFKWGYLTEE, from the coding sequence ATGGCGGGTAAGAAATGGTTATTATTGCTAATGTGTTTACTTACATTGGGGGTATTGTTAGCGGCTTGTTCCGGAGATGCGGAGACGAGCTCGGATGATGGTGCAGATACAGAAGCACCGGCAGAATCAGAAGATACAGCTGAGACGGAAGAAACAGACAGTGCGGAAGGTGAAGAGACGCTGGCTGCTGACCAAACGTTTGATATTAATATAAAATCGGAACCACCTTCTTTGAATCCAGGTACTGCAACGGATTCGACATCAGCGGCAGTATTGGATCAGGTTTTTGAAGGGTTGACGCGAATCAATCAGGATGGTGAACCGGAAGAAGCGATGGCGGAATCCTATGAAGTATCAGACGATTTAATGACATATACATTCCACATTCGTGATGATGCTGTCTGGTCTAATGGTGATCCGGTCACAGCTGAGAACTTCGAATTTGCATGGAAATGGGTATTGAATCCGGATAATGCTGATACCGATTATGCGTACCAATTGTATGTGATCAAAGGTGCCCAGGCTGCCAAAGAAGAAGGCGGTTCACTAGATGATGTCGGTGTGACGGCTGTTGATGAGAAGACGTTAGAAGTTACCCTTGAGCAACCGACACCGTACTTCCTAGATTTAACCGCATTCTATACGTACTATCCTGTTAATCAGACTGTCGTTGAAGGCATGGATGACTGGGCGTTGGATGCTGGCGAAAATTACGTAACAAACGGTCCCTTTTTACTAGATTCATGGGCACATCAGGATCAAGTTGTCCTGAAGAAAAATCCTGACTATTGGGATGCAGAAACTGTGAAACTTGAAACGATTAATATGTATATGATTGATGATGAAAATACGGCTCTGGAAATGTATAACGGTGGTGAACTGGATTGGGCAGGTTCTCCTACTGATTCACTTCCATTAGCATCGATCCCGGCTTTGAAAGAAGATGGTTCGCTAAACATCGCGCCATTGGCCGGTTTATATTACTATGCATTTAATACAGAAAAAGAACCATTTAATAACGTTAATATCCGTAAGGCTTTTGCGTTAGCGATCAACCGTGCGGGTATTGTCGAGAATATTACACAGAGTGAGCAACAGGCGGCGATGGCATTAGTACCTTCTTCGATTTGGGAAGAAAGTAATGAAGGTTATTTTGACGACAATGATATCGAAACGGCGAAAGAATATTTAGAAACAGGTTTAGAAGAGATGGGATTAGAGGAATTGCCAGCAGTTGAGCTTTCTTATAACACAAGTGAAGCGCATGCAGCGATCGCGCAGGCGATTCAAGATATGTGGCGGGAAAATCTTGGTGTGGAAGTGACGCTTCGAAATGAAGAGTGGAATGTCTACCTTGACAGCATGGGCAGCGGTGATTTCCATGTCGGCCGTATGGGTTGGCTAGGCGACTTTAATGATGCGATTAACTTCCTGGAAATCTTCCGTGCAAAAGGTGGCAACAACTATACGAATTGGGAAGATCCTGAATATCAGGACTTGCTGGAGCAGTCCAGAACAGCGACAGATGAAGCAGAAAGAAAAGAAATTTTGCGTGAAGCAGAAGCGATCTTTATGGAAGACATGCCGATTGCGCCGATTTATTTCTACACAAGCGCTTGGTTAAACAAGGATTATGTTAGAGGTGTGGAAGTATCTGGATTAGGTGGCGTCCAGTTTAAGTGGGGTTATCTGACAGAAGAATAA
- a CDS encoding AraC family transcriptional regulator, producing the protein MCEKISSHYRYVDEVHSTQFLDYHSHERYEIYLFHSGSCQFIIGDHIYDLQENDMIIMNGLTLHRPYPKKGTLYERSVIEFSSEWLKPILNRLNVAELLDPFNLLSNTLFRGVDQEGLAEIKELMRKIDVVDIKLTESSKKSVENRLEGEVTTLLIQLLFKIYEITKMKQVDIPLVKSEKDIHVNRIISWIDNHFDNNLNLDSIANELNISKYYMSRIFKDITGYTIMQYMMSCRINRAKYLLEVYPDKTILEVALESGFENSSHFSRFFRKQVSVTPTEYRNSRVLTHTQHRGDCQSSIQLN; encoded by the coding sequence ATGTGTGAGAAAATTAGTTCCCATTATCGATATGTTGATGAAGTTCATTCCACCCAGTTTCTTGACTATCATTCACATGAAAGGTATGAGATATATTTGTTTCATAGCGGTAGTTGTCAGTTTATTATAGGTGATCATATTTATGACCTGCAAGAAAACGATATGATTATCATGAATGGGTTAACACTTCATCGTCCGTACCCAAAAAAAGGTACTTTATATGAAAGAAGTGTCATTGAGTTTTCTTCTGAATGGTTAAAACCAATCTTAAACAGGCTAAATGTAGCTGAATTGCTTGATCCATTTAATCTTTTATCCAATACATTATTCAGAGGTGTTGATCAAGAGGGATTAGCGGAAATAAAGGAATTGATGAGGAAGATAGATGTAGTTGATATCAAACTAACAGAAAGTAGCAAAAAATCTGTTGAAAATCGGTTGGAGGGGGAAGTTACCACGCTTCTCATCCAACTCTTATTTAAAATTTATGAAATTACCAAAATGAAACAAGTAGATATACCTCTAGTGAAGTCGGAGAAAGATATCCACGTGAATCGTATCATTTCATGGATTGATAATCATTTTGATAACAATCTTAATCTGGATTCGATTGCCAATGAGCTAAACATAAGTAAATATTATATGTCCAGAATTTTTAAAGATATTACAGGATACACGATTATGCAATATATGATGAGTTGTCGTATTAATCGAGCAAAATATTTATTGGAGGTTTATCCAGATAAAACCATTCTTGAGGTAGCACTTGAGTCAGGGTTCGAAAATTCATCACATTTTAGTCGTTTTTTTCGAAAACAAGTAAGTGTTACCCCGACAGAATACCGAAATAGCAGGGTCTTAACGCATACCCAGCATAGAGGTGACTGTCAATCATCCATACAATTAAATTAG
- a CDS encoding ABC transporter permease, whose product MAQPQLTQEDFEPLTMEPSESEKVSGKSTSYWKDAFRRFRKNKLAIAGIVVIVFLAIMAGIGGPISGQNYFQNDLMNANKAASSEHWFGTDNLGRDVFARTWYGAQISLFIGLMAALIDIVIGVIWGAIAGYFGGKVDEIMMRIADILYGLPYLLVVILLLVVLPQKLFTLIIAMTITGWINMARIVRGQVMQLKSQEFIMASKSLGASNSRLLTKHLIPNTIGQILVTLTLTIPTAIFTESFLSFIGIGVQAPLASWGTMANDGLPALQYYPYQLFFPAIFICITMLAFNVIGDGMRDALDPKERR is encoded by the coding sequence ATGGCACAACCACAACTAACACAGGAAGATTTCGAACCGCTTACGATGGAGCCTTCTGAGTCAGAAAAGGTGTCTGGCAAAAGTACGTCTTACTGGAAAGATGCCTTCAGGAGGTTTCGTAAAAATAAATTGGCGATCGCAGGCATTGTTGTCATCGTATTCCTCGCGATTATGGCAGGAATTGGTGGACCGATTTCCGGACAGAATTACTTCCAGAATGATTTGATGAATGCCAATAAAGCAGCGTCTTCTGAGCATTGGTTCGGAACGGATAATCTTGGACGTGATGTCTTCGCGCGAACTTGGTATGGGGCACAGATCTCCTTATTTATTGGACTGATGGCAGCTTTAATCGATATCGTGATTGGCGTGATTTGGGGCGCCATTGCCGGTTATTTCGGTGGAAAAGTAGACGAAATTATGATGCGTATTGCTGACATTTTATATGGATTGCCTTATTTACTTGTCGTCATTTTATTGCTTGTGGTTTTACCGCAAAAGCTTTTTACACTGATTATTGCGATGACGATAACTGGCTGGATTAATATGGCTCGTATTGTACGTGGTCAGGTGATGCAGCTGAAATCGCAGGAATTTATTATGGCGTCTAAATCACTAGGGGCAAGTAATAGTCGATTGCTAACCAAGCATCTGATTCCGAACACGATCGGTCAGATTCTCGTGACATTGACACTGACGATTCCGACGGCGATTTTCACCGAATCGTTTCTAAGTTTTATCGGCATCGGGGTGCAGGCTCCGCTCGCAAGTTGGGGAACGATGGCCAATGATGGTTTGCCTGCCTTGCAATATTACCCGTATCAGCTTTTCTTCCCGGCAATATTTATCTGTATCACGATGCTAGCCTTCAACGTAATTGGTGACGGAATGAGAGATGCATTGGATCCGAAAGAGCGCAGATAA
- a CDS encoding ABC transporter ATP-binding protein, which yields MRKLLEVKDLTISFDSYGKEVQAVRGVSFDLDKKEILAIVGESGSGKSVTAQSVMRLIEMPPGKFVDGSILFNGDDLVQKSEKQMESIRGREIGMIFQDPMTSLNPTMTIGKQIAEGLRKHRKMSKKEAHHKGIELLRLVGIPTAEVRISQYPHQYSGGMRQRAMIAVALACNPKLLIADEPTTALDVTIQAQILDLMRGLQEETGTAIMMITHDLGVVANMASRVAVMYGGKIVETGTVDELFENPKHPYTWGLLGSMPKLDSEEGELQVIAGSPPDLADPPPGCPFAPRCPYAMKACQKQMPAYTKISATQQTACWLLDERAPGVEVPIEGGERINA from the coding sequence ATGCGTAAATTACTTGAAGTGAAAGATTTAACTATTTCATTTGATAGCTATGGTAAAGAAGTACAGGCTGTGAGAGGGGTGAGCTTTGACCTTGATAAAAAGGAGATACTGGCGATTGTAGGTGAATCTGGTTCTGGAAAAAGTGTGACCGCACAGTCCGTGATGCGGTTAATCGAGATGCCCCCGGGGAAATTTGTTGATGGATCGATCTTGTTTAATGGTGATGATTTGGTACAGAAGTCGGAAAAACAGATGGAGAGCATCCGCGGAAGGGAAATCGGGATGATTTTTCAAGATCCGATGACATCGTTGAATCCGACGATGACGATTGGTAAGCAAATTGCAGAAGGATTAAGGAAGCATCGCAAAATGTCTAAAAAGGAAGCCCATCATAAAGGGATTGAATTGTTACGGCTAGTGGGAATTCCGACGGCAGAAGTGCGAATCAGTCAATATCCTCATCAGTATTCCGGCGGGATGCGGCAGCGTGCGATGATTGCTGTTGCGTTAGCCTGTAATCCGAAGTTGTTAATTGCGGATGAGCCAACGACTGCTTTGGATGTTACCATACAAGCGCAAATTCTTGATCTAATGCGCGGTCTGCAGGAGGAAACAGGTACGGCGATCATGATGATTACCCATGACTTAGGTGTTGTGGCCAATATGGCGAGCCGGGTAGCTGTTATGTATGGTGGGAAAATTGTTGAAACAGGTACCGTTGATGAACTTTTTGAAAATCCGAAGCATCCTTACACCTGGGGGTTGTTAGGATCGATGCCGAAGCTTGATAGTGAAGAGGGAGAATTGCAGGTGATTGCAGGTTCGCCCCCTGATTTAGCTGATCCACCGCCAGGATGTCCGTTCGCTCCTCGCTGTCCATATGCAATGAAGGCTTGTCAGAAACAGATGCCTGCCTATACAAAGATTTCTGCAACGCAGCAAACGGCGTGCTGGTTATTGGATGAACGAGCGCCAGGAGTAGAGGTGCCAATAGAGGGAGGCGAAAGAATTAATGCTTAA
- a CDS encoding ABC transporter ATP-binding protein, whose amino-acid sequence MLKEKLVEVRDLKKHFKLDRKHILKAVDGITFDIYRGETFGLVGESGCGKSTAGRTIMRMYDATDGEVDYAGENIHQHYSKADLMRFNKSIQMIFQDPYASLNPRMTVKDIIAEGVDIHGLIKTRAERMERVYELLDLVGLNKDHASRFPHEFSGGQRQRIGIARALAVNPDFIVADEPISALDVSIQAQIVNLLKKLQREQGLTYLFIAHDLSMVKHISDRVGVMYLGKMVEIAKSDEMYREPLHPYTQALISAIPVPNPSRERTRERIILEGDVPSPVDPPSGCSFRTRCPLAMDVCVEVVPEWREHKEDHWVACHLYDERYREV is encoded by the coding sequence ATGCTTAAAGAAAAATTGGTCGAAGTAAGGGATTTAAAGAAGCATTTTAAATTAGATCGAAAACATATCTTAAAGGCAGTCGACGGCATCACGTTCGATATCTATCGTGGGGAAACATTTGGATTAGTCGGTGAATCCGGATGCGGCAAGTCGACGGCTGGAAGAACGATTATGCGGATGTATGATGCGACAGATGGTGAGGTCGATTACGCAGGTGAAAATATCCATCAGCATTACTCGAAGGCAGATCTGATGCGGTTTAATAAGTCAATCCAGATGATTTTTCAAGACCCTTATGCCTCTCTAAATCCTCGAATGACGGTGAAGGATATCATTGCAGAAGGAGTCGACATCCATGGTCTGATCAAAACGCGAGCAGAGCGAATGGAGCGTGTTTATGAATTGTTGGATCTGGTCGGCTTAAACAAGGATCATGCATCACGATTTCCTCATGAATTCAGTGGTGGACAACGCCAGCGGATCGGAATTGCCCGTGCATTAGCCGTTAATCCCGATTTCATCGTAGCGGATGAACCGATCTCGGCACTTGATGTATCGATTCAGGCACAGATCGTCAACCTTTTGAAAAAATTGCAGCGTGAGCAGGGGTTAACTTACCTTTTTATCGCACATGATCTGTCGATGGTGAAGCATATCAGTGATCGCGTCGGTGTGATGTATTTAGGCAAAATGGTTGAAATCGCAAAGAGTGATGAGATGTATCGTGAACCGTTACATCCCTATACACAGGCATTGATCAGTGCGATTCCCGTACCAAATCCTTCAAGGGAACGAACGAGAGAGCGGATCATTCTCGAAGGAGACGTCCCAAGCCCGGTAGATCCCCCGAGCGGCTGCAGCTTCCGGACACGTTGCCCATTGGCGATGGATGTCTGTGTGGAAGTGGTACCGGAGTGGCGGGAGCATAAGGAGGATCATTGGGTGGCTTGTCATTTGTATGATGAGCGGTATCGTGAGGTGTAG
- a CDS encoding ABC transporter permease, protein MITYIVKRLGYIILSLYFIITITFFLMHAAPGGPFASERALTPAIEEQMNEAYGLNDPILVQYFDYLVNAFTFDFGPSFKYVGQEVNDIIIRGLPYSLVLGLESMFIALAVGVLLGVIAAVKHNKFGDYTAMVIAVLGISVPSFIMAAGLQYIFSIQMQVLPIARFTSFAHTILPAIALASTPLAFIARLMRSSMLDVLSMDYIKTAKAKGIGQRVVTYRHGLRNAILPVISYIGPLIASILTGSFVIEKIFGIPGLGNEFVVSVTNRDYTVIMGTTVFYSVLLLVSILIVDLIYGFVDPRIKLGTKGGNG, encoded by the coding sequence TTGATTACGTATATAGTAAAACGATTGGGATATATCATTCTATCTTTGTATTTCATTATTACGATTACCTTTTTTCTGATGCATGCTGCACCTGGTGGACCATTTGCGTCGGAACGGGCATTGACTCCTGCTATTGAGGAGCAGATGAACGAAGCGTATGGGTTAAATGATCCGATATTGGTGCAATATTTCGATTATCTGGTCAATGCTTTTACTTTTGATTTCGGTCCTTCGTTTAAATATGTCGGTCAAGAGGTGAACGATATTATTATCAGAGGACTCCCTTATTCACTGGTTTTAGGGTTGGAATCGATGTTTATTGCCCTTGCTGTAGGTGTCCTGCTGGGTGTGATTGCGGCAGTGAAACATAATAAATTCGGTGATTATACGGCAATGGTGATTGCGGTATTAGGGATTTCGGTACCAAGCTTTATTATGGCAGCTGGTTTGCAGTATATTTTTTCGATTCAGATGCAAGTATTACCGATTGCCAGATTCACCTCTTTTGCCCATACGATCTTACCAGCAATCGCCCTTGCTTCCACACCGCTCGCGTTTATCGCGCGGTTGATGCGGTCCAGTATGCTTGACGTATTAAGTATGGATTATATTAAGACGGCGAAAGCGAAAGGGATTGGTCAGCGAGTAGTGACCTATCGACATGGGCTCCGGAATGCAATTCTTCCGGTAATTTCATATATTGGCCCCTTAATTGCATCGATTTTGACAGGAAGTTTTGTCATTGAAAAAATATTTGGCATTCCCGGGTTAGGGAACGAATTCGTCGTCAGTGTGACCAATCGGGATTATACCGTAATTATGGGCACGACAGTATTTTACAGTGTACTGTTACTCGTATCGATTTTAATAGTGGATCTGATCTACGGTTTCGTGGATCCGAGGATTAAGCTAGGCACTAAAGGAGGCAATGGCTAA
- a CDS encoding carbohydrate ABC transporter permease, translating to MISTMSHKKADKITTSVKFVILLIFGVVLMAPFVWMVSVGFDRTANISMPFPPRLIPEELSGFNYGIVFENGRLIQSYINSAIVTITSVAIGVSSSLLAGYAFSKGRFKGKKLLFIVVLCTLMIPMEPRLIPLYKLFNSVDLLNTFWPLILPPLINGMLIFLCKQFFDQLPDSLREAAQIDGAGEFKIFFSVYFPLAGPIAATMVILAFIWSWNDFLWPLVVLNNQDLHTVPLYLASFSLENGTSLGGLTMALATVSVLPIIVVYLFLQRYIIQSIALSGVKGE from the coding sequence ATGATTAGTACTATGTCCCATAAGAAAGCTGATAAAATTACGACGTCCGTTAAATTTGTCATTTTGTTAATCTTCGGGGTGGTCCTGATGGCGCCGTTTGTCTGGATGGTTAGTGTTGGTTTTGATCGCACTGCAAACATATCGATGCCATTTCCGCCACGATTGATTCCTGAAGAACTATCGGGGTTTAACTATGGTATCGTTTTTGAGAATGGAAGATTAATACAATCCTACATTAATTCAGCGATCGTAACGATAACATCAGTAGCAATAGGTGTATCCTCTTCTCTTTTAGCAGGGTACGCATTTTCTAAAGGTAGATTCAAAGGAAAGAAACTATTATTTATCGTTGTACTTTGTACCTTGATGATTCCGATGGAACCTCGATTAATTCCATTGTACAAACTTTTTAATAGTGTAGATTTATTGAATACATTTTGGCCATTGATATTACCGCCACTTATTAATGGAATGTTGATCTTTCTATGTAAGCAGTTTTTTGACCAATTACCAGATTCCTTAAGAGAAGCAGCACAAATTGATGGAGCAGGAGAATTTAAGATTTTCTTTAGCGTTTACTTCCCTCTTGCTGGCCCAATTGCTGCTACGATGGTTATTTTAGCATTTATCTGGAGTTGGAATGATTTTCTGTGGCCATTAGTAGTTTTGAACAATCAGGACTTGCACACTGTACCGCTTTATTTAGCTAGTTTCTCCTTAGAGAATGGTACTAGTCTGGGGGGTCTTACAATGGCTCTAGCTACCGTAAGTGTCCTACCGATTATTGTTGTCTACTTATTTTTACAAAGGTATATTATCCAAAGTATTGCCCTTAGTGGTGTGAAAGGGGAATAG